The DNA sequence GCAATCACTTGGTTTGAAGAGCATGGATTCCAGAGTGCGTTACCTGAAAGGAAATTGTGATATTGATAGTGTCCCTGGAGAAGGAACAACCATTTCTTTACAATTTCCGTTGAGCTAAGCCTCTATGAATTCCAGTAGTTTTGTTTTTTCTGAATTCTGACTTCTTTTTAGCTAGGGTAAACGATTTTTGTAAGGTTTCAAGCGTATTTCTATTTTGGTCCCAAAATTGTACCAGTAGAACCCTATGATGTCAGCAACAGCTCTAAAAGACAAGGCTACCAATTAATAGAGCATTCGATTTCCGGTGAGGTTTTTCTCACCGGATTTCAAAACCCTGTTCTAAACAAAAAAATATACCATGATTAGACTCCTTATCGCCGATGATCATCAGTTGGTAATCGATGGTATAAAATTGATGCTTTCCAGCGAAACTGATATCGAATGTGCTGGTGAAGCTAACGATGGTCAGTCGGCACTTGATTTGTTGACAAAGGGAGCCTTTGATTTGGTATTACTAGACATCAATATGCCAGGTATGAACGGCCTGGAAGCTTGTAAACACATCAGTAAAACCTATCCGGATGTGAAAATTTTGGTCTTGTCAATGCTCAAAGAAGCTAGTTTGATCAAAATGATGCTCAAAAATGGAGCCAATGGATATTTGCTCAAAAATGCCGGGAAAGCAGAAGTGCTGAGAGCAATCAGAGCCGTCAATGCCGGACAAAAATATTACAGCTCCGAAGTAGCTGACATTGTCATGGCCAGTTTAGGTGGCAGAGCTGAAAAAGTCAATAAATCTCCTTTTCCTCAACTATCGCGCAGAGAAAAACAGGTGCTACAACTCATTGTCGACGAATTCACCACCGGTGAAATCGCCGACAAGTTGAAAATTAGTTTTGGTACCGTAGAAACACATCGCCGAAATCTGCTTATCAAACTAGGTGCACGCAACACGGCTGGCTTGGTGCGTATTGGTATTGAGTACGGTTTGTTAGAGTAAGGGACTTGTTTAAAAACCCTCTACGCCCTGCACCGTTGTGTATTTGAAGCTTTTCTTCTGGTCTGGGTAAACAATGCTGAAAGCAGTTTGAACCATCAGCGTTGCTTCGTGGAAGCCACAAAGGATCAGTTTTAATTTCCCAGGATAGGTATTCACGTCACCAATGGCAAAAATACCCTCCAGGTTGGTGTGATAATCAAAGGTATCTACGACGATGGCATTCTTGTCAATTTCCAGCCCCCATTCACCGATAGGACCCAGTTTTGGCGACAAGCCAAAAAGTGGAAGATAGTAATCGGTAGCTTTCTCGTATGCTCCCAGATTCTTGTGCTTTATCGTTACCTGCTCTAAATGATCTTTGCCGGAAAGGCCCGTCACCTGCGCCTCTGTGATGAGCTTGATCTTTCCTTCCATGTCCAGCTGCTGCACTTTTTCGGCACTGTCAATTGCTCCACGGAAACTGTTGCGGCGATGCACCAGCGTGACTTCTTCAGCCACATCCGCAAGAAAGATGGCCCAATCCAGCGCGGAATCACCACCTCCAGCAATGACCACCTTTTTGTCTCGGTACATCTCGGGATCTTTGACAAAATAGTTGACGCCTTTCTTCTCAAAGTCATCAATGTTGTCAATAGGAGGCTTCCTCGGTTCAAAACTTCCCAATCCTCCGGCAATAGCAATCACCGGGGCTAAATGTTGAGTGCCCTCGTTGGTCGTTACAAGCCATTGGCCATCTTCTTGCTTTTCCAGGGTTTCGGCGCGCTCTCCCAGGGTGAATCCGGGCTTAAAGGGGGCAATCTGTTCCATGAGATTGTCCACAAGCTCTCCCGCCAACACAGAGGGGTAACCCGGAATGTCATAAATTGGTTTTTTGGGGTAAATCTCTGTCAACTGCCCTCCCGGCTGTGGCAATGCGTCAATAATATGGCAGCGTAGCTTTAAGAGACCTGCCTCAAAGACTGTGAAAAGACCTACTGGCCCTGCACCGATAATGAGAATATCTGTCTTAATCATCGTTTTTTATTAATTCTTGCGTTAACGCATTCATACGATCCACTTTCTGTTCAAACGATAGCTTCAGCGTACTACGGTAACGGTGTAAATTCAGTAATAGTTCATCCATGTCTTCGGGGAAAATACGCTCAAACAACTGGCGTAAACGCTTTGCAACGGTCGGCGATTTTCCATTGGTAGAAATAGCAATTTTGAGGTTGCCTTTGGTCACAATTCCCCCCAAATACAGATCACACAGTTCAGGGGTGTCTGCTACGTTGACGAGCAATTGCCGTGCTCGTGCATCTTCGTAAACCTGATGATTGACGCTAGGGCTATCAGTGGTAGCAATAACAATATGTCGGCCTTCTAAATAAGCGGGGGCGTAAACATCTTCTACCAATGTTACGTCATAATCCTTGGCCAATGCGCTTACTTCGTCCCGAATCATAGGCGCCACGACGGTCACTTTGGTTTGCGGGCTTGATTTGAGAATGAAAAAAAGCTTTTCATAAGCAACATTCCCTCCACCGACAATCAGAAAATCCAATTGCTCCGTCTTCAGGAAAATAGGGTAGAGGGTATTCATTGTTCTTTCGTTTTGAGTGTGGCCAGGTGAGGTGCTATCGTGTCGAGATGGCGGGCCGCAGCACCAAAAATCAAAATACCTGGACTAGCCAGTTGAGCTATGGTATTCAGGGCCACAATATTGTCTAGTTGTCCACTCAAGCTACGAACATCTGGGCGGGTTGCATTTTGGACAATACTCACGGGGTAGTCGAGGGGCTTATGCTGACTAAAAAGTTGCACGATTTCATCCAATTTGCTCATTCCCATGAGTACGATGACGGTAGCCGAGGATTGGGCGGCCAATGCCAAATCCTTACTCAGCTGGCCGTCTCTATCCGTACCGGTCACCACCCAAAAACTACGGCTGACGCCTCTTTCTGTAATGGGAAGTTGCTGGTAAGCGGCCGCTCCTGCATAGGAAGAGATTCCCGGAATCACTTCTACGGGAATGTTATGTGCCCTTGCTGTTTCAATTTCTTCCATCGCTCGACCGAAAACCATAGGGTCACCACCTTTGAGGCGTACAATATGGTAGGGGAATTTGGCAAAATCCACGAGCAAAGAATTGATCTGGTCTTGGGAAAATCGTTGATAGCCTTTTCGTTTGCCTACGAAAACCTTGTGAGCGTAAGGATTGTGATCCAACAATTCCGGGTTGGCCAGGCTATCGTAAAGAATAACATCAGCTGTCTTTATGGCTCTTAATCCCTTTAAGGTCAATAATTCCGGATCGCCTGGGCCAGCTCCTACCAGGGTTATCTTTGCTTTCTGATTGAATGATTTCATGCTTATAATGCTTGGGGTTCAAGTTGTTGCTGGCGCATGGCTTCAATTTTCGCCACGACCAGTTTAGCGTCTTCCAGGTATTGTGCGGCAAAAGTTGCCGTAGGCGCTGATTTCTTCATTTGTAGAATGATCTCACTAAACGGAAGACCAAGGTCAAAAGACTGGTCTTCAACAAAGTACTGGTCAAATGCCTTGATGATGGACTGCTGAGAGTTTAGCTTGGCTTCTGTTGGGGTCAATAATCCTTTAGCAGCGTAGAGCATAGCAGTATAGGCCCAATAAATGGCATCAGGGAAGCGCTCACTCTCTATAGCAAGGAGTGCATTGTCTAGCTTGTCATTGGCTTCAAGCAATAGCGTAGCGACCAAATCAACCGTTACCCCTGCACATTCGCCTACGCCAATGGCGCGAACGTATTGCTCCTCATTTCCCCAATCCACAAAGTCTTCCTGCGCTAAATTTTCGGTACTAGAGAGGTCTTTGAGCATTTGATAAAAATAGTCTTGCCCCTGGCGGTCATAGTATTCATGGTACTGCTCTGTGGTTGTTTTATGGGTTAGGTAATCATTGAGCAATCGACGCAAAGCTTCCGGACTTCGGCGCGCAGGCATCTTCAATACCTTATCCGCAAATCGCCCCTGGCCATTCCCCAGATTACCACCACCGAGCAAAAGCTGAGAAGCAGGTGCAATCAATTTTCCTGCTTTTATGGTCATTCCCTGAAAGCCAATGCTGGCCAGGGTGTGTTGGCCACAAGCGTTCATACAACCACTGATTTTTATGACCAGTGCTTTGTCCTGCGCCAACTGGGGAAACTCCTGCTTTAGCAAGTTTTCCAGTTCCCGTGCCAGACCCATGCTGCTAGCAATACCCAAGTTACAAGTATCGGTACCGGGGCATGCAACAATATCCAAAGGCGAACGATAACCCGCATCACCTAGTCCCAGCTGCTTGAGGCCTTGGTAGAGCATCGGAAGATAACCCTCTGGGACAAAGCGCAACAGTATATTTTGTTCAATGGTTAGTCTCAAAGTAGCCCCCGTAGCAGTGTCAATTAAATCTGCCAAGGCTCTGGCGCTATCACTATCTATATCTCCATTGGTAAGCTTTATCCCCACAGCGTAGTAGCCATCCTGTTTTTGTGGAATAGCATTCGAATTTTTCCAAAATCGGAATTCGTCTTCCTCTTCAGCACTCAGTTTATGGTTCGATT is a window from the Lewinella sp. LCG006 genome containing:
- a CDS encoding response regulator is translated as MIRLLIADDHQLVIDGIKLMLSSETDIECAGEANDGQSALDLLTKGAFDLVLLDINMPGMNGLEACKHISKTYPDVKILVLSMLKEASLIKMMLKNGANGYLLKNAGKAEVLRAIRAVNAGQKYYSSEVADIVMASLGGRAEKVNKSPFPQLSRREKQVLQLIVDEFTTGEIADKLKISFGTVETHRRNLLIKLGARNTAGLVRIGIEYGLLE
- a CDS encoding NAD(P)/FAD-dependent oxidoreductase, with translation MIKTDILIIGAGPVGLFTVFEAGLLKLRCHIIDALPQPGGQLTEIYPKKPIYDIPGYPSVLAGELVDNLMEQIAPFKPGFTLGERAETLEKQEDGQWLVTTNEGTQHLAPVIAIAGGLGSFEPRKPPIDNIDDFEKKGVNYFVKDPEMYRDKKVVIAGGGDSALDWAIFLADVAEEVTLVHRRNSFRGAIDSAEKVQQLDMEGKIKLITEAQVTGLSGKDHLEQVTIKHKNLGAYEKATDYYLPLFGLSPKLGPIGEWGLEIDKNAIVVDTFDYHTNLEGIFAIGDVNTYPGKLKLILCGFHEATLMVQTAFSIVYPDQKKSFKYTTVQGVEGF
- a CDS encoding bifunctional precorrin-2 dehydrogenase/sirohydrochlorin ferrochelatase, giving the protein MNTLYPIFLKTEQLDFLIVGGGNVAYEKLFFILKSSPQTKVTVVAPMIRDEVSALAKDYDVTLVEDVYAPAYLEGRHIVIATTDSPSVNHQVYEDARARQLLVNVADTPELCDLYLGGIVTKGNLKIAISTNGKSPTVAKRLRQLFERIFPEDMDELLLNLHRYRSTLKLSFEQKVDRMNALTQELIKNDD
- the cobA gene encoding uroporphyrinogen-III C-methyltransferase, with the translated sequence MKSFNQKAKITLVGAGPGDPELLTLKGLRAIKTADVILYDSLANPELLDHNPYAHKVFVGKRKGYQRFSQDQINSLLVDFAKFPYHIVRLKGGDPMVFGRAMEEIETARAHNIPVEVIPGISSYAGAAAYQQLPITERGVSRSFWVVTGTDRDGQLSKDLALAAQSSATVIVLMGMSKLDEIVQLFSQHKPLDYPVSIVQNATRPDVRSLSGQLDNIVALNTIAQLASPGILIFGAAARHLDTIAPHLATLKTKEQ
- a CDS encoding HEPN domain-containing protein; its protein translation is MRSFRTELEDPVVEKDILELERKIHAFRHGEIDEEQFRSLRLARGVYGQRQEGVQMVRIKIPFGKLDTRQLRRIAAISDKYGSGNLHLTTRQDVQIHYVSLDRTPELWAELEQDQITLREACGNTVRNITGSPLAGIDKNELFDISPYAEAVFQYFLRNPICQDMGRKFKISFSSSDQDDSYSFVHDLGFIPKIVDGQRGFKVMLGGGIGSQPKHAETAYSFLPADQLIPFTESVLRVFDQYGERSRRHKARMKYLLEEVGLEKFRQLVAEQQQSLAHQSYPIEVKPSSTLPQINEKQSNHKLSAEEEDEFRFWKNSNAIPQKQDGYYAVGIKLTNGDIDSDSARALADLIDTATGATLRLTIEQNILLRFVPEGYLPMLYQGLKQLGLGDAGYRSPLDIVACPGTDTCNLGIASSMGLARELENLLKQEFPQLAQDKALVIKISGCMNACGQHTLASIGFQGMTIKAGKLIAPASQLLLGGGNLGNGQGRFADKVLKMPARRSPEALRRLLNDYLTHKTTTEQYHEYYDRQGQDYFYQMLKDLSSTENLAQEDFVDWGNEEQYVRAIGVGECAGVTVDLVATLLLEANDKLDNALLAIESERFPDAIYWAYTAMLYAAKGLLTPTEAKLNSQQSIIKAFDQYFVEDQSFDLGLPFSEIILQMKKSAPTATFAAQYLEDAKLVVAKIEAMRQQQLEPQAL